Proteins encoded by one window of Streptomyces sp. LX-29:
- a CDS encoding TROVE domain-containing protein — translation MSKFNRGRAKTPGASTVTYEGGAAVTRDRRSELVLLAVVNMVGEQTFYETADERDDRFRTLVHEVAVEDGDWTARFVGWLRGEAQMRSASLVAAAEAVFARVAAGLHGDNRRIIDAACQRADEPGELLAYWIGRHGRAVPKPVKRGLADAVRRLYTERSLLKYDTASHGFRFADVLELVHAAPHPDKPWQGELFRHALDRRHGRDTTPPEPLRTLRARAELMALPVAERRPVLERPDATERLARAGMTWEALAGWLQGPMDATAWQAVLPSMGYMAALRNLRNLDEAGVPDAVAERLAARLADPDEVARSRQFPYRFLSAYRAAPSQRWGHALDRALTAATGHIPELPGRTLVLVDTSGSMTCRVSARSEMRHVDVGALFGVALAHRGCAVDLVGFASKHFTHRLKPRGGSVLRDIEAFCARIGEVGHGTETVAALRAAYDGHDRVVIVSDMQAFTDWSGGRSHAVSDAIPAHVPMFGVNTTGYAPASIDTTRSHRYEIGGFSDKLFTMVGMLSEGGGRAAWPWEEPPAGATVAP, via the coding sequence ATGAGCAAGTTCAACCGCGGCCGCGCGAAGACGCCCGGCGCGAGCACCGTCACCTACGAGGGCGGCGCCGCCGTCACCCGCGACCGCCGCTCCGAGCTGGTGCTGCTCGCCGTGGTCAACATGGTCGGCGAGCAGACCTTCTACGAGACGGCCGACGAGCGCGACGACCGCTTCCGCACCCTGGTGCACGAGGTCGCCGTCGAGGACGGCGACTGGACCGCCCGCTTCGTCGGCTGGCTGCGCGGCGAGGCCCAGATGCGCTCCGCGTCGCTGGTCGCCGCCGCCGAGGCCGTGTTCGCACGCGTGGCGGCCGGGCTGCACGGCGACAACCGCCGCATCATCGACGCCGCGTGCCAGCGCGCCGACGAGCCCGGCGAACTGCTCGCCTACTGGATCGGCCGGCACGGCCGTGCGGTGCCCAAGCCCGTCAAGCGCGGCCTCGCCGACGCCGTCCGCCGGCTCTACACCGAGCGGTCGCTGCTGAAGTACGACACCGCCAGCCACGGCTTCCGCTTCGCCGACGTCCTGGAGCTGGTGCACGCCGCGCCCCACCCGGACAAGCCATGGCAGGGCGAGCTGTTCCGGCACGCTCTGGATCGGCGGCACGGACGGGACACGACCCCGCCGGAGCCGCTGCGCACCCTGCGCGCCCGCGCGGAGCTCATGGCCCTGCCGGTGGCGGAGCGGCGCCCGGTACTGGAGCGGCCGGACGCCACCGAGCGGCTGGCGCGCGCCGGCATGACCTGGGAGGCGCTGGCGGGTTGGCTCCAGGGGCCGATGGACGCCACCGCCTGGCAGGCCGTGCTCCCCTCCATGGGCTACATGGCGGCCCTCCGCAACCTGCGCAACCTGGACGAGGCCGGGGTGCCGGACGCGGTCGCCGAGCGGCTCGCCGCGCGCCTGGCCGACCCGGACGAGGTCGCCCGGTCCCGGCAGTTCCCGTACCGCTTCCTCTCCGCCTACCGGGCCGCGCCGTCGCAGCGCTGGGGCCACGCCCTGGACCGCGCGCTGACGGCGGCCACCGGCCACATCCCGGAGCTGCCGGGCAGGACCCTGGTCCTGGTCGACACCTCCGGCTCCATGACGTGCCGAGTCTCCGCGCGATCGGAGATGCGCCACGTGGACGTCGGCGCCCTCTTCGGGGTCGCTCTCGCCCACCGCGGCTGCGCCGTCGACCTGGTGGGCTTCGCCTCCAAGCACTTCACCCACCGGCTGAAGCCGCGGGGAGGCTCGGTGCTGCGCGACATCGAGGCGTTCTGCGCGCGGATCGGCGAGGTCGGACATGGCACCGAGACCGTCGCCGCGCTGCGCGCCGCCTACGACGGGCACGACCGGGTCGTCATCGTCTCCGACATGCAGGCGTTCACCGACTGGAGCGGTGGGCGCTCCCACGCGGTCTCGGACGCGATCCCGGCCCACGTCCCGATGTTCGGCGTCAACACCACGGGCTACGCGCCCGCGTCGATCGACACCACGCGGTCCCATCGCTACGAGATCGGCGGCTTCAGCGACAAGCTGTTCACCATGGTGGGGATGTTGTCGGAGGGTGGCGGCCGGGCCGCCTGGCCGTGGGAGGAGCCGCCCGCCGGGGCCACTGTCGCCCCGTAG
- a CDS encoding LysR family transcriptional regulator translates to MTAHPVAHRVPDLGALELLLAVARLGSLGRAARELGITQPAASSRIRSMERQLGLALVERSPRGSRLTEAGALVTDWARPIVEAAEAFDAGVHALRDRRDSRLRVAASMTIAEYLLPGWLIALRELRPGTAVSLLTGNSAAVAERLLDGAADLGFVEGLDVPRGLDGAVIGHDRLAVVTAPTHPWARRRGDLAPGELAATPLVLRERGSGTRQVLDAALAAHGGLADPLLELASTTAVKAAAISGAGPAVLSRLAIREELAARRLTEIPVAGVHLSRDLRAVWPAGQRPTGPARDLLGLTRG, encoded by the coding sequence ATGACCGCTCATCCCGTGGCGCACCGCGTCCCCGACCTGGGGGCGCTGGAGCTGCTGCTCGCCGTCGCCCGGCTGGGCAGCCTGGGGCGGGCCGCCCGGGAGCTGGGCATCACCCAGCCCGCCGCGAGCAGCCGCATCCGCTCCATGGAGCGCCAGCTCGGCCTGGCCCTCGTCGAACGCTCACCGCGCGGCTCGCGGCTCACCGAGGCCGGCGCCCTGGTCACCGACTGGGCGCGGCCGATCGTGGAGGCGGCCGAGGCGTTCGACGCGGGCGTACACGCCCTGCGCGACCGCCGTGACTCCCGGCTGCGGGTCGCGGCCAGCATGACGATCGCCGAGTATCTGCTGCCCGGTTGGCTGATCGCGCTGCGCGAGCTCCGCCCCGGCACCGCGGTCTCGCTGCTCACCGGGAACTCGGCCGCGGTCGCGGAACGGCTGCTCGACGGCGCGGCCGACCTGGGGTTCGTGGAGGGGCTCGATGTGCCGCGGGGACTGGACGGCGCGGTGATCGGGCATGATCGGCTCGCCGTGGTCACCGCCCCCACCCACCCGTGGGCGCGCCGCCGCGGTGACCTCGCCCCGGGTGAACTCGCCGCCACCCCGCTGGTGCTCCGCGAGCGGGGATCCGGCACCCGCCAGGTCCTCGACGCCGCCCTCGCGGCCCACGGCGGCCTCGCCGACCCGCTGCTCGAACTCGCCTCCACCACCGCCGTCAAGGCCGCCGCGATCAGCGGCGCCGGACCCGCCGTGCTGAGCCGTCTCGCCATCCGGGAGGAGCTGGCGGCCCGGCGCCTGACCGAGATCCCCGTGGCCGGCGTCCACCTGAGCCGCGACCTCCGCGCCGTGTGGCCCGCCGGACAACGCCCGACGGGCCCGGCCCGCGATCTGCTGGGGCTGACGCGCGGCTGA
- a CDS encoding TDT family transporter: MSVLAPPGALPRTTRTAPARRHRPRASVRHLGPNWYAVVMGTAIVANAGGALPVRVPRAEPVFVAVWALSALALLVLLAARAAHWLRHRDQARAHLLDPTIAPFYGCPPMALLAVGAGALAVGGDVLGPSAAVTAGAVLWSAGSLTGLVAAVGVPYLMIARHRIAPGDASPVWLLPVVAPMVAAATGPALAAHLPPGQGRSALLLGCCAMFGMSLLATLLILPAVFARLVHRGPLPLVLSPALFLVLGPLGQSTTAGAQLADAVHGTPFGSYAAYASVAYGAPVLGFALLWLALAGALVVRAVRRGMPFAMTWWGFTFPVGTCVTGAAGLARHTGVHAVGWLAVGLYGLLLAAWAMVAVRTGLGLARGTLLAPGGAPGAATTPPERGDTTVEAEPGAGSAAPQPDPAAATIPPGPAAGAPRPEPVGAAHTRG; encoded by the coding sequence ATGAGCGTCCTCGCGCCTCCAGGCGCCCTGCCCCGCACCACCCGCACCGCCCCCGCCCGCCGGCACCGCCCGCGGGCGTCCGTACGCCATCTCGGGCCGAACTGGTACGCGGTGGTCATGGGCACGGCGATCGTGGCGAACGCCGGGGGGGCGCTGCCGGTCCGCGTGCCCCGCGCGGAGCCGGTGTTCGTCGCCGTCTGGGCGCTCTCCGCGCTCGCGCTGCTGGTGCTGCTCGCCGCGCGGGCGGCGCACTGGCTGCGCCATCGCGACCAGGCGCGGGCCCATCTGCTCGATCCGACGATCGCGCCCTTCTACGGGTGCCCGCCGATGGCGCTGCTCGCGGTCGGCGCGGGTGCGCTCGCCGTGGGCGGGGACGTCCTCGGCCCCTCGGCGGCCGTCACGGCCGGTGCGGTGCTCTGGTCGGCCGGGTCGCTGACCGGCCTGGTGGCGGCGGTCGGCGTTCCGTATCTGATGATCGCCCGGCACCGGATCGCTCCCGGCGACGCCTCTCCGGTGTGGCTGCTGCCCGTCGTGGCGCCCATGGTGGCGGCCGCGACCGGCCCCGCGCTGGCGGCGCACCTCCCGCCGGGACAGGGGCGTTCGGCGCTGTTGCTGGGCTGCTGCGCGATGTTCGGGATGAGCCTGCTGGCGACGCTGCTGATCCTGCCCGCCGTCTTCGCGCGCCTGGTGCACCGCGGCCCGCTGCCCCTGGTCCTCTCCCCCGCCCTGTTCCTCGTCCTGGGGCCGCTCGGGCAGTCCACCACGGCCGGCGCCCAACTGGCCGACGCTGTACACGGCACGCCCTTCGGCTCGTACGCCGCCTACGCCTCGGTGGCGTACGGCGCGCCCGTGCTGGGCTTCGCGCTGCTGTGGCTGGCGCTGGCCGGTGCGCTGGTGGTGCGGGCCGTGCGGCGCGGGATGCCGTTCGCGATGACCTGGTGGGGCTTCACCTTCCCGGTCGGCACCTGCGTGACCGGCGCGGCGGGCCTCGCCCGGCACACCGGAGTGCACGCGGTGGGCTGGCTGGCCGTGGGGCTCTACGGCCTGCTGCTGGCCGCCTGGGCGATGGTGGCCGTCCGTACGGGGCTCGGGCTCGCTCGCGGCACGCTGCTCGCTCCGGGAGGCGCCCCCGGCGCCGCGACGACTCCGCCAGAGCGCGGGGACACCACTGTGGAGGCCGAGCCCGGGGCGGGCTCTGCGGCGCCGCAGCCCGACCCCGCGGCCGCGACGATTCCGCCCGGGCCCGCCGCCGGGGCTCCCCGACCCGAGCCCGTGGGCGCCGCCCACACCCGAGGCTGA
- a CDS encoding helical backbone metal receptor, protein MTGHTPVRRVVSLVPSLTEAVAASAPEALVGVTDWCSHPAELRAERIGGTKNPDTARIAELAPDLVIANEEENREPDLAALRAAGLEVLVTEVRTLEQAFQELERVLVRGCGLPRPDWLDAARAAWREVRPGAAPARSAVVPVWRRPWMVLGRDTFAGDLLARLGVEHLYRDHAERYPRVPLDELNAAGADLVVLPDEPYRFTADDGPEAFPGVPAALVSGRHLTWYGPSLVEAPRVLGAALAAAR, encoded by the coding sequence ATGACCGGTCACACTCCCGTACGGCGCGTGGTGTCCCTCGTCCCCTCGCTCACTGAGGCCGTGGCGGCCAGCGCGCCGGAGGCGTTGGTCGGGGTGACCGACTGGTGCAGTCATCCGGCCGAGCTCCGCGCGGAGCGCATCGGCGGGACCAAGAACCCCGACACCGCGCGGATCGCCGAGCTCGCGCCCGACCTCGTCATCGCCAACGAGGAGGAGAACCGCGAGCCCGACCTGGCGGCGCTCCGCGCGGCCGGGCTCGAGGTGCTCGTCACCGAGGTCCGCACCCTGGAGCAGGCGTTCCAGGAGCTGGAGCGGGTGCTGGTGCGCGGCTGCGGGCTGCCCCGCCCCGACTGGCTGGACGCCGCGCGGGCGGCGTGGCGCGAGGTGCGGCCTGGCGCCGCGCCCGCGCGGAGCGCCGTCGTGCCGGTGTGGCGCCGGCCCTGGATGGTGCTCGGCCGGGACACCTTCGCCGGCGATCTGCTGGCTCGTCTCGGCGTGGAGCACCTCTACCGTGACCACGCCGAGCGCTATCCGCGTGTCCCGCTCGACGAGCTGAACGCGGCCGGGGCCGATCTGGTGGTGCTCCCCGACGAGCCGTACCGGTTCACCGCCGACGACGGCCCGGAGGCGTTCCCCGGAGTACCCGCCGCCCTCGTCAGCGGCCGCCATCTCACCTGGTACGGGCCGTCGTTGGTGGAGGCGCCGCGTGTCCTCGGCGCGGCCCTGGCAGCGGCGCGCTGA
- a CDS encoding glycine betaine/L-proline ABC transporter ATP-binding protein, with product MSRLRAERLYKVFGRRPEEAVRRLQDGADRDQLRNDGTTAAVIDASFAVEAGQIFVVMGLSGSGKSTLLRMLNGLLEPTSGRVLFDGQDLTALTPRELRRVRSQKISMVFQHFALFPHRSVLENAGYGLEVQGVPRAERERRAAEALALVGLAGWEKSWPDELSGGMQQRVGLARALATDADLLLMDESFSALDPLIRRDMQDQLLELQKRLKKTIVFITHDLNEAMRLGDQIAVMRDGRIVQTGSAEDILTTPANDYVASFIQDVDRSRVLTAGAIMAPVGTVLGTAADDGTELRTAADVLAATPARVAADTPVIELFTPCSRSAVAVAVTDEDGTLVGVVTRERLFAALGEPEPAGDSEAEPAPASTVPAAREPERTEDTETKGTETKATEANGTEARFAAAKGTEAAGSAGDDEGKVIAGA from the coding sequence GTGTCCAGGCTGCGAGCCGAGCGGTTGTACAAGGTGTTCGGCAGACGACCGGAAGAGGCGGTGAGACGGCTCCAGGACGGGGCCGACCGCGACCAGCTGCGCAACGACGGGACGACCGCAGCCGTGATCGACGCGTCGTTCGCCGTCGAGGCCGGCCAGATCTTCGTCGTGATGGGGCTGTCCGGCTCCGGGAAGTCGACCCTGCTGCGCATGCTCAACGGGCTGCTGGAGCCGACCTCCGGACGTGTGCTCTTCGACGGCCAGGACCTGACCGCGCTCACCCCGCGCGAGCTGCGCCGGGTGCGCTCGCAGAAGATCAGCATGGTCTTCCAGCACTTCGCGCTCTTCCCCCACCGCAGCGTGTTGGAGAACGCCGGATACGGCCTGGAGGTGCAGGGCGTCCCGCGCGCCGAGCGGGAGCGCCGGGCGGCCGAGGCGCTCGCCCTGGTCGGCCTCGCCGGCTGGGAGAAGTCCTGGCCCGACGAGCTCTCCGGCGGCATGCAGCAGCGGGTGGGGCTGGCCCGCGCGCTGGCCACCGACGCCGACCTGCTGCTGATGGACGAGTCCTTCAGCGCCCTGGACCCGCTGATCCGGCGTGACATGCAGGACCAGCTGCTGGAGCTCCAGAAGCGGCTCAAGAAGACCATCGTCTTCATCACCCACGACCTGAACGAGGCCATGCGGCTGGGCGACCAGATCGCGGTGATGCGGGACGGCCGGATCGTCCAGACCGGCTCCGCCGAGGACATCCTCACCACCCCGGCCAACGACTACGTCGCCTCGTTCATCCAGGACGTGGACCGCAGCCGGGTGCTCACCGCTGGAGCGATCATGGCCCCGGTGGGGACGGTGCTGGGCACCGCGGCCGACGACGGCACGGAGCTCCGTACGGCCGCCGACGTGCTGGCCGCGACGCCGGCCCGGGTCGCCGCCGACACCCCGGTCATCGAGCTGTTCACCCCCTGCTCGCGCAGCGCCGTCGCCGTCGCCGTGACGGACGAGGACGGCACCCTCGTCGGAGTGGTCACCCGCGAGCGGCTGTTCGCGGCGCTGGGCGAGCCGGAACCGGCCGGCGACTCCGAGGCCGAGCCGGCCCCCGCGTCGACCGTTCCCGCCGCGAGGGAGCCGGAGCGTACGGAGGACACGGAAACGAAGGGCACCGAAACGAAGGCCACGGAAGCGAACGGCACGGAAGCGCGGTTCGCGGCGGCGAAGGGCACGGAAGCCGCCGGGAGCGCCGGCGACGACGAGGGCAAGGTGATCGCCGGTGCCTAG
- a CDS encoding ABC transporter permease/substrate binding protein has product MPRLELGRWVEDGVTWLQEHLSWLFDVINSVLTGMYDGVDSALGAPEPLLMAGIFTIVALWLRGPAAAVLAFAGFALVDSFTLWDEAMATLSLVLVASVITIALAVPLGIWAARSRAVSGLLRPVLDVMQTMPAFVYLLPGVMFFGIGITPGLIATIVFAMPPGVRMTELGIRQVDGELVEAAQAFGTSPRDTLLRVQLPLALPTIMAGINQVIMLALSMVVIAGMSGAEGLGGTVYAAVTQVDVGAGVESGLAVVVLAIYLDRTTGALNQRVSPLGRRAMAKAAASMRGARLWNYRPGTAVATVGVVVLALIAGGMNLANSGDTEDAAASGDVGHGRQLDIGYIPWDEGIASTYLWKELLEQRGYQPSLKQLDAGPLYSGLARGDVDFQTDAWLPTTHQNYWDKYGDKLEDLGSWYGPTSLELSVPSYVKGIDSLEDLKGKGSTFKGKIIGIEASAGMMGILNDKVLKEYGLDGEYKVVASSTSSMLAELDRSIKKKEPVVVTLWSPHWAYSKYDLKKLGDPKGAWGKGDRVHTIASDGFAAKEPTVARWLRDFRMSEAQLTGLEQRIQDAGKGREQQAVRAWLKEHPGAVDRWAPVPGGAKKQGRDAGKKVDLGYFPWDEAVAATYLWQNVLEDRGYKPSVKQLDPGPLYTALAQGQMDVQFDSWLPTTHKQYMDKYGDRLADLGSWYGPTSLELSVPSYVKGIDSLEDLKGKGSTFKGKIIGIEASAGMMGTLNDKVLKEYGLDGEYKVVASSTSSMLAELDRSIKKKEPVVVTLWSPHWAYSTYDLKKLGDPKGAWGQGEKIHTVAKKDFAEDFPEFHRWLKDFKLSEEQLASLEAEIQKGGKGKEKESARRWMDAHPGMVDTLAPVAS; this is encoded by the coding sequence GTGCCTAGGCTCGAACTCGGACGCTGGGTCGAGGACGGCGTGACCTGGCTGCAGGAGCACCTCAGCTGGCTCTTCGACGTCATCAACTCCGTCCTCACCGGCATGTACGACGGCGTCGACTCGGCCCTCGGCGCGCCCGAACCGCTGCTGATGGCCGGCATCTTCACGATCGTCGCGCTCTGGCTGCGCGGCCCGGCCGCCGCCGTGCTCGCCTTCGCGGGCTTCGCCCTGGTCGACTCCTTCACGCTCTGGGACGAGGCGATGGCCACGCTGTCGCTGGTGCTCGTGGCGAGCGTCATCACCATCGCCCTGGCGGTGCCGCTGGGCATCTGGGCGGCCCGCAGCCGCGCGGTCAGCGGACTGCTGCGGCCGGTGCTCGACGTGATGCAGACGATGCCCGCCTTCGTCTATCTGCTGCCCGGCGTGATGTTCTTCGGCATCGGCATCACCCCCGGCCTGATCGCCACCATCGTCTTCGCGATGCCGCCCGGCGTGCGCATGACCGAGCTCGGCATCCGCCAGGTCGACGGCGAGCTGGTGGAGGCGGCGCAGGCGTTCGGCACCAGCCCGCGCGACACCCTGCTCCGGGTCCAGTTGCCGCTCGCCCTGCCCACGATCATGGCCGGAATCAACCAGGTCATCATGCTCGCGCTGTCCATGGTGGTCATCGCCGGCATGTCGGGCGCCGAGGGCCTCGGCGGGACCGTCTACGCCGCCGTCACCCAGGTCGACGTCGGCGCCGGCGTGGAGAGCGGCCTGGCCGTGGTGGTCCTGGCCATCTACCTGGACCGCACCACCGGCGCGCTGAACCAGCGGGTCTCCCCGCTCGGCCGCCGAGCCATGGCCAAGGCGGCCGCCTCGATGCGCGGCGCGCGACTCTGGAACTACCGCCCCGGTACCGCGGTCGCCACGGTCGGCGTGGTCGTCCTCGCGCTCATCGCCGGTGGCATGAACCTCGCCAACTCCGGCGACACCGAGGACGCGGCGGCGAGCGGCGACGTCGGCCACGGCCGGCAGCTCGACATCGGCTACATCCCGTGGGACGAGGGCATCGCCTCCACCTACCTCTGGAAGGAGCTGCTGGAGCAGCGCGGCTACCAGCCGTCCCTCAAGCAGCTCGACGCCGGCCCGCTCTACTCCGGTCTCGCCCGCGGCGACGTCGACTTCCAGACGGACGCCTGGCTGCCGACCACCCACCAGAACTACTGGGACAAGTACGGCGACAAGCTGGAGGACCTGGGCTCGTGGTACGGCCCGACGTCGCTGGAGCTGTCGGTGCCCTCGTATGTGAAGGGGATCGACTCCCTGGAGGACCTGAAGGGGAAGGGGTCCACCTTCAAGGGGAAGATCATCGGCATTGAGGCCAGCGCCGGGATGATGGGCATCCTGAACGACAAGGTGCTCAAGGAGTACGGGCTGGACGGCGAATACAAGGTGGTGGCGTCGAGCACCTCGTCGATGCTGGCGGAGCTGGACCGGTCGATCAAGAAGAAGGAGCCGGTCGTCGTCACCCTGTGGTCCCCGCACTGGGCCTACAGCAAGTACGACCTGAAGAAGCTCGGTGACCCCAAGGGCGCCTGGGGCAAGGGCGACCGGGTGCACACCATCGCCTCTGACGGCTTCGCCGCCAAGGAGCCGACGGTCGCACGCTGGCTGCGCGACTTCCGGATGTCCGAGGCGCAGCTCACCGGCCTGGAACAGCGGATCCAGGACGCCGGCAAGGGCAGGGAGCAGCAGGCCGTCCGCGCCTGGTTGAAGGAGCACCCCGGCGCCGTGGACAGATGGGCCCCGGTGCCCGGCGGCGCCAAGAAGCAGGGGCGTGACGCGGGCAAGAAGGTGGACCTCGGCTACTTCCCGTGGGACGAGGCCGTGGCCGCCACCTACCTGTGGCAGAACGTCCTGGAGGACCGCGGCTACAAGCCCTCGGTCAAGCAGCTCGATCCCGGACCGCTCTACACCGCCCTGGCGCAGGGCCAGATGGACGTCCAGTTCGACTCCTGGCTGCCCACCACCCACAAGCAGTACATGGACAAGTACGGCGACCGCCTCGCCGACCTCGGCTCGTGGTACGGCCCGACGTCGCTGGAGCTGTCGGTGCCCTCGTATGTGAAGGGGATCGACTCCCTGGAGGACCTGAAGGGCAAGGGGTCCACCTTCAAGGGGAAGATCATCGGCATCGAGGCCAGCGCCGGGATGATGGGGACCCTGAACGACAAGGTGCTCAAGGAGTACGGGCTGGACGGCGAGTACAAGGTGGTCGCCTCCAGCACCTCGTCGATGCTGGCGGAGCTGGACCGGTCGATCAAGAAGAAGGAGCCGGTCGTGGTCACCCTGTGGTCCCCGCACTGGGCCTACAGCACGTACGACCTCAAGAAGCTCGGTGACCCCAAGGGCGCCTGGGGCCAGGGCGAGAAGATCCACACCGTGGCCAAGAAGGACTTCGCCGAGGACTTCCCCGAGTTCCACCGTTGGCTGAAGGACTTCAAGCTGAGCGAGGAGCAGCTCGCCTCCCTGGAGGCAGAGATCCAGAAGGGCGGCAAGGGCAAGGAGAAGGAGTCCGCCCGCCGCTGGATGGACGCCCACCCGGGCATGGTCGACACCCTGGCGCCGGTGGCGTCCTGA